Proteins co-encoded in one Prunus persica cultivar Lovell chromosome G6, Prunus_persica_NCBIv2, whole genome shotgun sequence genomic window:
- the LOC18774507 gene encoding copper transporter 6, translating to MAASHHNIPSPPPPAFNGSTGFMPTRRRKMMMHMTFFWGHSAEVLFSGWPGRDNPVMYALSLLCVFFLAVLVELLSHCSFFKPGANGVAVGFLQTGLYTLRSGLSYLVMLAVMSFNGGVFLAVVGGHAVGFLLFRSRAFKKSDGSGIDRQASLPPMTCG from the coding sequence atgGCTGCTTCACATCACAACATCCCATCTCCGCCGCCTCCGGCGTTTAATGGCAGTACTGGGTTcatgcccacgcgccgccgcaagATGATGATGCACATGACCTTCTTCTGGGGCCACAGCGCCGAGGTTCTCTTCTCGGGTTGGCCCGGCCGAGACAACCCGGTCATGTACGCCCTCTCGCTGCTCTGCGTCTTCTTTCTCGCCGTCCTCGTCGAGCTGCTCTCCCACTGCAGCTTCTTCAAGCCCGGCGCGAACGGCGTCGCGGTGGGGTTTCTGCAGACTGGTCTCTACACACTGCGCTCCGGGCTGTCGTATTTGGTGATGCTTGCCGTCATGTCGTTTAACGGCGGCGTTTTCCTCGCCGTGGTGGGAGGACATGCGGTCGGGTTTTTGCTTTTCAGGAGCCGGGCTTTTAAGAAGTCGGACGGGTCGGGTATTGATAGACAGGCGAGTCTTCCTCCCATGACGTGCGGATAA